Proteins found in one Artemia franciscana chromosome 13, ASM3288406v1, whole genome shotgun sequence genomic segment:
- the LOC136034894 gene encoding large ribosomal subunit protein uL14m-like, whose protein sequence is MWNLSGNLCLRTAQKVLQGANEFSTTSTANHIMHMTRLRVVDNSALGKQAMLEGRPPKCIHVYNKTRVGTIGDKVMIAINGQKKKAVIVGVKQKQRSLVPKFDSNNIVLIDDNGTPLGTRIYAPIPSVLRKILKERCVPKKIDYTKLLSIATKFV, encoded by the exons ATGTGGAATTTATCAGGCAATCTCTGTTTGAGGACAGCCCAGAAAGTTTTACAAGGGGCAAATGAATTTTCGACAACGTCTACTGCCAATCAT ATAATGCATATGACAAGACTGCGTGTAGTTGACAACAGTGCACTCGGAAAGCAAGCTATGCTGGAAGGAAGACCACCAAAATGTATCCACGTTTACAATAAAACCCGTGTTGGAACTATAG gtgACAAGGTAATGATAGCTATTAATGGTCAAAAGAAGAAAGCGGTAATAGTTGgtgtcaaacaaaaacaaagaagtttAGTGCCGAAGTTTGATTCaaataatattgttttgatTGATGACAATGGCACTCCACTAGGTACACGAATATATGCCCCAATACCTAGTGTTCTTcgaaaaattcttaaagaaagatGTGTCCCTAAAAAGATAGACTATACCAAGCTATTATCTATTGCAACgaaatttgtttag